In the Rhinatrema bivittatum chromosome 6, aRhiBiv1.1, whole genome shotgun sequence genome, one interval contains:
- the LOC115094228 gene encoding sulfotransferase 1C1-like isoform X1 gives MTEKIYKRFPLRMVCGIPLMEPIAQNWKKIEEFQARPDDLLIATYPKAGTTWMQEIVDLINNEGDLEKARRAPFYVRIPFLELSSSISSIPAMEILETSPSPRTIKTHLPFQLVPKSFWKLNCKTIYVARNAKDSVVSFYFFDKMNSMQPEPGPWHEYLQNFMEEKLSWGSWYDHVRGYWDEKDKHRILYMFYEDIKEDPAREIRKVMQFLEKDLGEEVLKKIVHSTTFQVMKENPMANGSTVSSDIFDESISPFMRKGEVGNWKQHFTVAQNEAFDADYQRKMAGTTLAFQTQIYPAVTKERAEKGP, from the exons ATGACTGAGAAGATTTACAAGCGTTTCCCCCTGAGAATGGTGTGCGGGATCCCACTCATGGAACCCATTGCCCAGAACTGGAAGAAGATAGAGGAGTTCCAAGCCCGACCAGATGACCTGCTCATAGCCACTTATCCCAAAGCAG GCACTACCTGGATGCAAGAGATCGTGGATCTTATAAACAATGAGGGGGATCTGGAAAAGGCCCGCCGAGCTCCCTTCTATGTCCGGATCCCATTCTTGGAACTTTCCTCCTCCATATCATCCATACCAG CCATGGAGATCCTTGAGACAAGTCCGTCTCCCCGCACTATTAAAACTCACCTCCCATTTCAGTTGGTGCCCAAGTCTTTCTGGAAGCTAAATTGTAAG acaATTTATGTGGCCAGGAATGCCAAGGACAGTGTGGTCTCGTTCTACTTCTTTGATAAGATGAATTCGATGCAGCCAGAGCCAGGACCATGGCATGAATACCTACAGAACTTTATGGAAGAAAAAC TCAGCTGGGGTTCTTGGTATGATCATGTCCGCGGGTACTGGGATGAGAAGGACAAGCACAGGATCCTGTATATGTTCTACGAAGACATAAAGGAG GACCCGGCTCGTGAGATCCGGAAGGTGATGCAGTTCCTGGAGAAGGACCTGGGGGAGGAGGTCCTGAAGAAGATTGTTCATTCCACCACCTTCCAGGTCATGAAGGAGAACCCAATGGCCAATGGCTCCACTGTTTCCTCTGACATCTTTGATGAGTCCATTTCCCCCTTCATGAGAAAAG GAGAAGTCGGGAACTGGAAGCAACACTTCACAGTGGCACAGAATGAAGCTTTTGATGCAGATTACCAGCGCAAAATGGCGGGGACAACGTTGGCATTCCAGACCCAGATTTACCCAGCTGTCACAAAGGAGAGGGCTGAAAAGGGCCCCTGA
- the LOC115094228 gene encoding sulfotransferase 1C1-like isoform X2 gives MQEIVDLINNEGDLEKARRAPFYVRIPFLELSSSISSIPAMEILETSPSPRTIKTHLPFQLVPKSFWKLNCKTIYVARNAKDSVVSFYFFDKMNSMQPEPGPWHEYLQNFMEEKLSWGSWYDHVRGYWDEKDKHRILYMFYEDIKEDPAREIRKVMQFLEKDLGEEVLKKIVHSTTFQVMKENPMANGSTVSSDIFDESISPFMRKGEVGNWKQHFTVAQNEAFDADYQRKMAGTTLAFQTQIYPAVTKERAEKGP, from the exons ATGCAAGAGATCGTGGATCTTATAAACAATGAGGGGGATCTGGAAAAGGCCCGCCGAGCTCCCTTCTATGTCCGGATCCCATTCTTGGAACTTTCCTCCTCCATATCATCCATACCAG CCATGGAGATCCTTGAGACAAGTCCGTCTCCCCGCACTATTAAAACTCACCTCCCATTTCAGTTGGTGCCCAAGTCTTTCTGGAAGCTAAATTGTAAG acaATTTATGTGGCCAGGAATGCCAAGGACAGTGTGGTCTCGTTCTACTTCTTTGATAAGATGAATTCGATGCAGCCAGAGCCAGGACCATGGCATGAATACCTACAGAACTTTATGGAAGAAAAAC TCAGCTGGGGTTCTTGGTATGATCATGTCCGCGGGTACTGGGATGAGAAGGACAAGCACAGGATCCTGTATATGTTCTACGAAGACATAAAGGAG GACCCGGCTCGTGAGATCCGGAAGGTGATGCAGTTCCTGGAGAAGGACCTGGGGGAGGAGGTCCTGAAGAAGATTGTTCATTCCACCACCTTCCAGGTCATGAAGGAGAACCCAATGGCCAATGGCTCCACTGTTTCCTCTGACATCTTTGATGAGTCCATTTCCCCCTTCATGAGAAAAG GAGAAGTCGGGAACTGGAAGCAACACTTCACAGTGGCACAGAATGAAGCTTTTGATGCAGATTACCAGCGCAAAATGGCGGGGACAACGTTGGCATTCCAGACCCAGATTTACCCAGCTGTCACAAAGGAGAGGGCTGAAAAGGGCCCCTGA